DNA from Pelobacter propionicus DSM 2379:
CATGATCATGATCGACAGGGAGTTGCCGTAGAAGGATATCAGCGTGCACTCATCCTGAAGGGACAGTCGCCTCTCGAAGGTGCGGTAGAGGTTGAACAGGTTCAGATCGATGCGGGCCGGGACCAGACCCGCAGCCGCGATCAGATCCTCGTACTGGCCGATGACGGAACGGGAAACCAGGCTCACCAGCAGGAGCATGTCGTTGTTCTCGCTCACCCGCAGTTTCTGGTAATCCAGATGGGTGTCGCCCACGTCCAGGGGCATGCTCTTCTTAAGCTTCCAGCGGATAATGTCCAAACCCTCGGCTCGGTTCTTGAAGCGCCCCTCCACATCCATCAAAAGGACGCGCCCCACGGCATCGGGCAGGGTAACCGACAGCATGGTACCCCCCTGCAACAGCTGCGAGTGAGCCTCCCTCAGGCAGTCGCAGAAGGCCTGGGGATCGGTGATATTGGCTTCGCGCAGGGAGGGCCGCAACGCGCCGGGCGCCAGCGGGCGAAAAGCAACCCGCTCCAGGCAGGGATTCGTTGAGCTCCCCCCCAGCAGGGCAAAGGCCGCCCCGGCCGGACCGATCTCGACCCCCAGTGATTTTCTTCTGAAAAGCGTACCGGAAAAGCGCATGGTCATTTCATCCTGTAATGCGGACGGAAAACACAAAACAAAGTTCGCTGAAAACGCTGCCTGCCCCCCTGTCCGTTACTCCACGAAGGTGACACGGTTGATCTCTTTCAGGGTTGTATCCCCCTGGATCAGCTTTTCCACCGCCGAATCGCGCAGGAATACCACCCCGCACTCGCGGGCCGCCTGCTTGAGCTGGGTTGCCGGAACCTTGCCGATGATCAGATCACGTATGCGGTCGTTCAGCTCCATCAGCTCCACGATTGCCGAACGACCGCGGTAGCCGGTGCCGTTGCAGTCCTCGCAGCCATGGGCCTCGTAGAGGGTTACCCCTCGCACGACCCGGGGATCCACGCCGGCAGCCAGAAGCTCTTCGTCGCCATAGGTCACCGGACGGCGGCAGGAGGGACAGACGCGCCGCACCAGACGCTGTGCCATGACGCAGTTCAGGCAGGAGACGAAGTTATAGGGGTCGATCCCCATGTGGATGAAACGGCCGATGACGTCGAAGACGTTGTTGGCATGCACGGTGGTAAAGACCAGGTGGCCGGTCAGGGCCGACTGCACGGCGATCTGGGCGGTTTCCGGGTCGCGGATCTCGCCCACCATGATCTTGTCCGGGTCGTGGCGCAGGATGGAGCGCAACCCCTTGGCGAAGGTCAGCCCCTTCTTCTCGTTGACCGGAATTTGCAGCACCCCGCGCAGCATGTATTCCACCGGATCCTCGATGGTGATGATCTTCTCCTCGCCGGTGTGGATCTCGGTCAGGGCGGCGTAGAGGGTGGTGGTCTTGCCCGAACCGGTGGGCCCGGTCACCAGCACCATGCCGTAGGGCTCGCGGATCTTTTTCCTGAAACGCCTGATCTCGCGTTCGCTGATGCCCAGGTTTTCCAGGGAAAGTCCCTTCAGGTCGTTGGCGATGCTCTCCTTGTCCAGGATGCGGATAACGGCATCCTCCCC
Protein-coding regions in this window:
- the pilM gene encoding type IV pilus biogenesis protein PilM encodes the protein MTMRFSGTLFRRKSLGVEIGPAGAAFALLGGSSTNPCLERVAFRPLAPGALRPSLREANITDPQAFCDCLREAHSQLLQGGTMLSVTLPDAVGRVLLMDVEGRFKNRAEGLDIIRWKLKKSMPLDVGDTHLDYQKLRVSENNDMLLLVSLVSRSVIGQYEDLIAAAGLVPARIDLNLFNLYRTFERRLSLQDECTLISFYGNSLSIMIMADGVPEFIRVKELPGVSPHDGRVYREICNSLLAYRERFPERIPQGVTCIAAPEAAPGFRDMVSEALAGETLLLEAKSAVTPLVDAPADQATLFPFTAAIGAALRSL
- a CDS encoding GspE/PulE family protein, producing the protein MTQSYGRRNIGAILMERGCLTAEQLPVVVGQLESSRQRFGEICIREGFVGEQDLARALAEQFDLEYVDLAGFRMNEELLNSLPTDAIYRFRFVPLAMESGVLSVAVSDPTDVVKLDDLELLLGCPLSISVATESAVASVIKTGEGTRRVLREVSEDFMLQLVRETDRGEEVLTVENISEDISPIIKLINTTLLDALNRRASDIHIETGHEGVEIKYRIDGVLYRASDPIDLHLQAPIISRLKVMSELDISERRIPQDGRFKVRFGSKSIDFRVSIMPSALGEDAVIRILDKESIANDLKGLSLENLGISEREIRRFRKKIREPYGMVLVTGPTGSGKTTTLYAALTEIHTGEEKIITIEDPVEYMLRGVLQIPVNEKKGLTFAKGLRSILRHDPDKIMVGEIRDPETAQIAVQSALTGHLVFTTVHANNVFDVIGRFIHMGIDPYNFVSCLNCVMAQRLVRRVCPSCRRPVTYGDEELLAAGVDPRVVRGVTLYEAHGCEDCNGTGYRGRSAIVELMELNDRIRDLIIGKVPATQLKQAARECGVVFLRDSAVEKLIQGDTTLKEINRVTFVE